A stretch of Arthrobacter sunyaminii DNA encodes these proteins:
- a CDS encoding dipeptide ABC transporter ATP-binding protein, whose translation MSERLLEVKDIRVSAGEHTLVDSFNLELGKGERVGLIGESGSGKSMTATALMGLLPEGVSATGSIRLAGTDHDLVGARDSQMQRIRGNAMTMVFQEPMSALNPLMKVGPQVAEVMLKHRTVPNRRAAAAKAVEMLASVRLPDPAEAARAYPHQLSGGQRQRAMLAMALANDPAVLLCDEPTTALDVTVQRQVLDLILESVSRRDTGLLFITHDLSVVASVCDRVLVMNKGRVVEEGTTEQVLTRPAHAYTRGLLAASDLEATDSDGRLFTVASADAYVPPKIASPPAEGTTAVSRPVLPDRLNSPAVDALPDRGGNDGAAEPLISVRDLVRTYRRGRTSLFGAPAEVQALRGISFEVAAGQRFGVVGESGSGKSTLLRILAGLDRPTSGSVKVAGNEVAGARENELRQLRRELQIVFQDPMGSLDPRMRVRDIITEPLLLPGETARRGRHAERAAEMLRAVDLPPEAADRFPHQFSGGQRQRISIARALIGEPRILVADEPVSALDVSVRAQVLNLLSDLVDRYNLTLVFVSHDLAVVRHLCDNVVVMNHGLIVESGPTEQIYEDPQHEYTRTLVASSMSLRTELAGRAMDSREELTSQGEGK comes from the coding sequence ATGAGCGAGCGGCTGCTGGAGGTGAAGGACATTCGGGTGTCCGCCGGCGAGCACACCCTGGTGGACAGCTTCAACCTGGAGCTGGGCAAAGGTGAACGGGTAGGGCTGATCGGTGAGTCCGGGTCCGGCAAGTCCATGACTGCCACGGCACTGATGGGACTGTTGCCGGAGGGGGTCTCCGCCACCGGCTCCATCCGGCTGGCCGGAACCGACCATGACCTGGTGGGGGCCCGGGACAGCCAGATGCAGCGGATCCGCGGCAACGCGATGACCATGGTGTTCCAGGAACCCATGAGCGCCCTCAACCCGCTCATGAAGGTGGGGCCGCAGGTGGCCGAGGTGATGCTCAAACACCGCACGGTGCCCAACCGGCGGGCGGCTGCTGCGAAAGCCGTGGAGATGCTGGCCTCGGTGCGGCTGCCCGATCCCGCGGAAGCCGCCCGGGCCTATCCGCATCAGCTCTCCGGCGGACAGCGGCAGCGCGCCATGCTGGCCATGGCGCTGGCCAACGATCCGGCGGTCCTGCTCTGTGACGAGCCCACCACGGCCCTGGACGTGACCGTGCAGCGCCAGGTCCTGGACCTCATCCTGGAATCCGTGAGCCGGCGCGACACCGGACTGCTGTTCATCACCCACGACCTGTCAGTGGTGGCCAGCGTCTGTGACCGCGTCCTGGTCATGAACAAGGGCCGCGTGGTGGAAGAGGGAACCACCGAACAGGTGCTGACCCGGCCCGCCCACGCCTACACCCGGGGGCTGTTGGCGGCCTCGGACCTGGAGGCTACGGACAGTGACGGCCGGTTGTTCACGGTGGCCTCGGCCGACGCCTATGTACCGCCGAAGATCGCATCCCCGCCCGCCGAAGGGACGACGGCGGTCTCCCGGCCTGTCCTGCCTGACCGGCTTAACTCGCCTGCCGTGGACGCCCTGCCTGACCGCGGAGGGAACGACGGCGCCGCCGAGCCGCTGATCAGCGTGCGGGACCTGGTGCGCACCTACCGGCGCGGCCGCACCTCGCTCTTTGGTGCGCCCGCCGAGGTGCAGGCACTGCGGGGCATCTCGTTTGAGGTGGCTGCAGGGCAGCGGTTCGGCGTGGTGGGAGAGTCCGGGTCCGGCAAGTCCACGCTGCTGCGCATCCTGGCCGGACTGGACCGGCCCACCTCCGGCAGCGTCAAAGTTGCCGGAAACGAGGTGGCCGGGGCACGGGAAAACGAACTGCGCCAGCTGCGCCGCGAGCTTCAGATTGTTTTTCAGGACCCCATGGGATCGCTGGATCCGCGGATGCGGGTGCGTGACATCATCACGGAACCGCTGCTGCTGCCGGGGGAAACGGCGCGCCGCGGCAGGCATGCTGAACGCGCGGCCGAAATGCTCCGGGCCGTTGACCTTCCGCCCGAAGCAGCGGACCGCTTTCCGCACCAGTTCTCCGGCGGACAGCGGCAGCGCATTTCCATTGCCAGGGCCCTGATCGGAGAACCGCGCATCCTGGTGGCCGACGAACCGGTGAGCGCCCTGGACGTTTCAGTGCGCGCACAGGTGCTGAACCTGCTCTCGGATCTGGTGGACCGGTACAACCTGACCCTGGTGTTCGTGTCCCATGACCTCGCCGTCGTACGGCATCTTTGCGACAACGTGGTGGTGATGAACCATGGGCTCATTGTGGAAAGCGGCCCGACGGAGCAGATTTACGAGGACCCGCAGCACGAGTACACCCGGACGCTGGTGGCGTCCTCGATGTCGCTGCGGACGGAACTCGCCGGGCGGGCGATGGACAGCCGGGAAGAATTGACCAGTCAGGGAGAGGGAAAATGA
- a CDS encoding FadR/GntR family transcriptional regulator: MSKISFSPAVPVLTYERVVEQIEAVIISGEVQPGQHLPSERELMVQFSVSRPTVREALRVLQSRGLIASRPGGRSGPEVLPFTGQALQQSFTTLARIASLSLSDLVQFRIILESSACRLAAALHTPEQLAAMHGAVERMESAAGSMDLFNAADLEFHAVVWEASHNQLLQASGQAVSGALLDLMNDRISSAGDPGAAMRDAAASDRLLFSAIASGDSAAAGEQARRSITAAHDAYLDADGRNGLAAL, from the coding sequence ATGAGCAAAATCAGTTTCTCCCCCGCAGTCCCCGTCCTGACCTACGAACGCGTGGTGGAACAGATCGAAGCGGTCATCATTTCCGGCGAGGTTCAGCCCGGACAGCATCTGCCCAGCGAACGCGAGCTGATGGTCCAGTTCTCGGTCAGCCGCCCCACGGTGCGTGAAGCGCTTCGGGTGCTGCAGAGCCGGGGGCTCATCGCCTCCCGTCCCGGCGGACGCTCCGGACCGGAGGTGCTTCCCTTCACCGGACAGGCACTTCAGCAGTCCTTCACCACGCTGGCTCGGATCGCGTCCCTGTCCCTCTCGGACCTCGTCCAGTTCCGCATCATCCTGGAAAGCTCCGCCTGCCGGCTGGCAGCCGCGCTGCACACGCCGGAGCAGCTTGCCGCGATGCACGGTGCGGTGGAACGCATGGAATCCGCGGCAGGCAGCATGGACCTGTTCAATGCAGCGGATCTGGAGTTTCACGCCGTCGTCTGGGAGGCCAGCCACAACCAGCTGCTGCAGGCCAGCGGCCAGGCCGTCTCCGGCGCCCTCCTGGACCTCATGAATGATCGAATCTCTTCGGCCGGTGACCCCGGGGCTGCCATGCGGGATGCCGCCGCCAGCGACCGACTGCTCTTCAGTGCCATTGCCAGCGGGGACAGCGCGGCCGCCGGCGAGCAGGCCCGCCGCTCCATCACCGCCGCCCATGATGCCTATCTGGATGCCGACGGACGCAACGGCTTGGCCGCACTCTGA
- a CDS encoding sensor histidine kinase, with protein MNQPTARRLRALTGPTVCILLTVGAAGAVVVVGPERALTSNLVQDTVAALSWTVLAAIWTVRGRPAGAVLTIAAAWSVAAATGGLAVAGSPLSVTAGWICTWAWGSAVGLSYTLGVLRAARWRSSSRLKLAAVLSTAVMALGFATLPTVTVEEGVEYPNPLELPFSPALSLTGVLLTACTAFAAAAFLALQLTSPARRRQALPVLIAAIAGLAGIAVGAAANEWSPLIQVLTLPLLPIALSLTTIGTGSRTLRSVGPQLDGAADPSSALNTTLAEVARDLGVSGLAIKVGENVVASVGDPGHHRVTLLHLGRLEGFLFTPKLAGDAAEEIDAVSPSIAAVLSSARLAADVRRSRAELAVAREEERRRVRRDLHDEVGPLLAAVIAQTDVAGLALDRSPEHARESLDKARTAGSEAVTALRRISRDLHPVAVDTLGLAGALNELAFRLSGLTSVRVTAMAAASLPAAVEVAVYRLAAEAAGNAVRHAGASAVDIRLTVDRDALHLDVVDDGTGFDPTQPSAGVGLASMHQRVAELNGELSITSSSAGTAVRARIPVPD; from the coding sequence ATGAACCAGCCAACCGCCCGCCGCCTTCGCGCCCTGACAGGGCCCACGGTCTGCATCCTTTTGACCGTGGGCGCAGCCGGAGCAGTCGTCGTCGTGGGTCCTGAGCGGGCACTCACGTCAAACCTGGTGCAGGACACGGTGGCGGCTCTGTCATGGACGGTGCTTGCGGCCATCTGGACGGTCCGCGGCCGCCCGGCCGGGGCTGTCCTGACCATCGCGGCAGCTTGGAGTGTGGCGGCCGCGACGGGTGGTTTGGCGGTGGCGGGCTCGCCCCTGTCCGTCACCGCGGGTTGGATATGCACCTGGGCCTGGGGCAGCGCCGTCGGTTTGTCCTACACGCTGGGCGTGCTGAGGGCTGCGCGCTGGCGGAGTTCCTCCCGGCTTAAGCTTGCCGCCGTCCTCAGCACCGCGGTGATGGCACTCGGATTCGCAACACTGCCAACGGTCACAGTGGAGGAAGGCGTCGAGTATCCCAACCCCCTCGAGCTTCCTTTTTCTCCTGCCCTGTCCCTGACAGGCGTCCTGCTCACCGCATGCACCGCCTTCGCCGCGGCAGCGTTCCTGGCGCTGCAGCTGACGAGTCCCGCCCGACGCCGGCAGGCGTTGCCGGTACTGATCGCAGCCATCGCGGGCCTGGCAGGAATCGCAGTGGGAGCAGCCGCGAATGAATGGTCGCCCCTGATTCAGGTACTAACCCTCCCCCTCCTGCCGATCGCGCTGTCCCTGACCACGATCGGCACGGGCTCGCGCACCCTCCGCTCGGTGGGCCCCCAGCTCGACGGCGCCGCCGATCCGTCGAGCGCCCTGAACACGACGCTCGCTGAAGTCGCCCGCGACCTTGGCGTCTCGGGCCTCGCCATCAAGGTCGGCGAAAACGTCGTGGCCTCCGTCGGCGATCCGGGCCACCACCGGGTGACGCTCCTTCATCTGGGCCGGCTAGAGGGGTTCCTCTTCACGCCGAAGCTGGCCGGAGACGCCGCTGAAGAAATAGACGCGGTTTCACCGTCGATCGCCGCGGTGCTCAGCTCGGCCAGGCTCGCGGCGGACGTCCGGCGTTCCCGCGCCGAGCTGGCGGTGGCCCGGGAGGAGGAACGACGGCGCGTGCGCCGTGATCTGCACGATGAGGTAGGACCCCTGCTCGCTGCGGTGATCGCCCAGACAGACGTCGCCGGCCTGGCCCTGGACCGTTCACCGGAGCACGCCCGCGAGTCCCTGGACAAGGCACGCACCGCCGGCAGCGAAGCCGTCACCGCTCTTCGCCGGATCTCCCGCGACCTGCACCCTGTCGCCGTCGACACCCTCGGGCTGGCAGGTGCCCTCAACGAACTCGCTTTCCGGCTCTCGGGACTAACCAGCGTGAGGGTGACGGCGATGGCGGCGGCATCTCTGCCGGCAGCGGTCGAGGTGGCGGTCTATCGTCTTGCAGCGGAGGCGGCGGGCAACGCGGTACGGCATGCCGGCGCCTCCGCCGTGGATATCCGATTGACGGTGGACCGGGACGCCTTGCATCTGGACGTCGTCGACGACGGTACCGGGTTCGATCCCACCCAGCCCAGCGCCGGCGTCGGGCTCGCCTCGATGCACCAGCGCGTCGCTGAGCTGAACGGAGAACTGTCCATCACCAGCAGCAGCGCGGGCACCGCCGTCCGCGCCCGGATCCCTGTTCCGGATTGA
- a CDS encoding ABC transporter substrate-binding protein, translated as MNRAPSRAAAVALLAASALFLSSCSAGSSGEEPAESAEQRSGITVALTGEPTNLDFTTTAGAAIPQALMTNVYEGLVEIDQDGAIQPLLAESWDISEDRRTYTFTLQPDVTFSNGEPFTADDVKFSLDRVNSGAWVSSLKNKMAIVEAVNVLGDTEVEIVLSRPSNAWLFDLGTPVGAMFDESGVDDLANTAIGTGPFTIEAWNRGQSIEMKARNDYWGEAPKVDTATLRYFADATATTNALRSGDVDVVYNMQAPELLSTFESDDAYQVLDGTSNGEIILSMNNKQAPFDDVRVRQAVMHAIDRQAVLDTAWSGYGTVVGAAVPPTDPYYEDLTDVNAYDPDKARDLLAEAGAEDLNITFSVPTRPYATAVSEIVVSQLAEVGINATIESAEFPAVWLDKVFTQHDYDMSVVLAVESRDFLTMFNNPDYYLGYDNSKIAETAATADAADEAGYVDGMKDVVRTVTEDAAAGVLFLFPNIVVADADVTNVPANSVTEALDLTGIGWS; from the coding sequence ATGAATCGTGCACCTTCCCGGGCAGCTGCGGTCGCACTGCTGGCTGCATCGGCGCTCTTCCTGTCATCCTGCTCTGCGGGTTCGTCCGGGGAGGAGCCGGCCGAGTCCGCTGAGCAGCGGTCCGGGATCACGGTGGCCCTCACCGGAGAGCCCACCAACCTTGACTTCACCACCACCGCCGGCGCCGCCATTCCCCAGGCGCTGATGACCAACGTGTATGAAGGCCTGGTGGAAATTGACCAGGACGGTGCCATCCAGCCGCTGCTTGCCGAGTCCTGGGACATCAGCGAGGACCGCCGCACCTACACGTTCACGCTGCAGCCGGACGTCACCTTCTCCAACGGTGAGCCGTTTACCGCCGACGACGTGAAGTTCAGCCTCGACCGCGTCAACTCCGGGGCATGGGTTTCGAGCCTGAAGAACAAGATGGCCATTGTGGAGGCGGTCAACGTCCTGGGTGACACCGAAGTGGAGATTGTGCTGAGCCGTCCAAGCAACGCCTGGTTGTTTGACCTCGGCACACCGGTGGGAGCCATGTTCGATGAAAGCGGCGTGGATGATCTGGCGAACACCGCCATCGGCACCGGACCGTTCACCATCGAGGCCTGGAACCGCGGGCAGTCCATCGAGATGAAGGCTCGCAACGACTATTGGGGCGAGGCGCCCAAGGTGGATACCGCCACGCTGCGCTACTTCGCGGACGCAACGGCCACCACCAACGCGCTGCGATCCGGAGATGTGGACGTGGTCTACAACATGCAGGCACCCGAGCTGCTCTCCACCTTTGAAAGCGACGACGCCTACCAGGTTCTGGACGGCACCTCCAACGGCGAAATCATCCTGTCCATGAACAACAAACAGGCACCCTTTGACGATGTCCGCGTGCGCCAGGCGGTCATGCACGCCATCGACCGGCAGGCCGTGCTGGACACCGCGTGGAGCGGCTACGGCACCGTGGTGGGGGCGGCCGTACCGCCCACCGACCCGTATTACGAGGACCTGACCGACGTCAACGCCTATGACCCGGACAAGGCCCGCGACCTGCTCGCCGAAGCCGGAGCCGAGGACCTGAACATCACCTTCAGCGTTCCCACCCGCCCCTACGCCACAGCCGTGTCCGAAATTGTGGTCTCCCAGCTGGCGGAGGTGGGCATCAACGCCACCATCGAATCCGCCGAGTTCCCCGCCGTCTGGCTGGACAAGGTCTTCACGCAGCATGACTACGACATGTCAGTGGTCCTTGCCGTGGAAAGCCGGGATTTCCTGACCATGTTCAACAACCCGGACTATTACCTGGGCTATGACAACTCCAAGATCGCAGAAACGGCCGCCACAGCGGACGCCGCCGACGAAGCCGGCTACGTCGACGGCATGAAGGACGTGGTCCGCACGGTGACCGAAGACGCAGCCGCCGGAGTCCTCTTCCTGTTCCCGAACATTGTGGTGGCCGATGCCGATGTCACCAACGTCCCCGCCAACTCCGTCACCGAGGCACTGGACCTGACCGGAATCGGCTGGAGCTGA
- a CDS encoding ABC transporter permease: MGIRLLINAARFAVTFLVATVAVFIFMRAVPGDPAQIALGVNATPELLEQTRAEFGTDRPLPVQYFDWTLGLFRGDFGTSYVTRQDITPLILDRVQVSLILVGLAMAVALLIAVPLGTLMAVNHRRISGILLSGLSQVGVAVPGFLAAILLVVVFAVGLGWFPANGWTPPGEDFADFLRRVFLPVLALASVQGAILTRYVRSAVLEIMSEDYLRTARAKGLGRTEALVKHGLRNAAIPVLTVTGVQLAALIIGAVVIERVFVIPGLGSLLLDAVGNRDLLTVQSVVMVLVAITLTINLLVDVLYTVLDPRIRKKA; encoded by the coding sequence TTGGGCATCAGGCTGCTGATCAACGCGGCACGGTTTGCCGTCACCTTCCTGGTGGCCACGGTGGCGGTCTTCATCTTCATGCGTGCAGTCCCCGGAGACCCGGCGCAGATTGCGCTGGGCGTCAACGCCACACCGGAGCTGCTCGAGCAAACCCGGGCGGAGTTCGGCACTGACCGGCCCCTGCCGGTGCAGTACTTTGACTGGACGCTGGGCCTGTTCCGCGGAGATTTCGGCACCAGCTACGTCACCCGCCAGGACATCACGCCGCTGATTCTGGACCGGGTGCAGGTCAGCCTGATCCTGGTGGGCCTGGCCATGGCGGTTGCCCTGCTGATCGCCGTGCCTCTGGGCACCCTGATGGCCGTGAACCACCGCCGGATCAGCGGCATCCTGCTCAGCGGGCTGAGCCAGGTGGGCGTGGCGGTACCCGGGTTCCTGGCGGCCATCCTCCTTGTGGTGGTGTTCGCCGTCGGGCTGGGCTGGTTCCCGGCCAACGGCTGGACGCCGCCGGGGGAGGACTTCGCCGATTTCCTTCGCCGGGTGTTCCTGCCCGTGCTGGCCCTGGCCTCCGTCCAGGGCGCCATCCTGACCCGGTACGTGCGGTCCGCGGTCCTGGAGATCATGAGCGAGGACTATCTGCGCACTGCCCGCGCCAAAGGGCTGGGGCGGACCGAAGCACTGGTGAAGCACGGCCTGCGCAACGCCGCCATTCCGGTGCTTACGGTCACCGGGGTGCAGCTGGCCGCGCTGATCATCGGCGCCGTGGTCATTGAGCGCGTCTTCGTCATCCCCGGGCTGGGCTCCCTGCTCCTGGACGCGGTGGGCAACCGGGACCTGCTGACCGTGCAGTCCGTGGTCATGGTGCTGGTGGCCATCACCCTCACCATCAACCTGCTGGTGGATGTCCTGTACACCGTGCTGGATCCCCGAATCCGGAAGAAGGCCTGA
- a CDS encoding ABC transporter permease, translating into MSDLTPAALTGAAPVPVGRPGRGKPSPTLLIGAALVAVVVAAALLSFFWTPYDPVRAVPEDRLLGSSAEHLMGTDRYGRDVFSAILYGARITLLVGLISVGIALLIGTPLGILAGMRGGAAEEISMRAADILMAFPALLVAIMFGAVFGAGTTTAMVAIGIGSIPGFARVARSGTLQVMSTEYVMSARASSQSALRIARRHVLPNIAGVLVVQCSVTFALAVLAEAALSFLGLGTPPPIPSWGRMLQESQQFLGTFPALAIWPGAAIALAVLGFNLLGDGLRDRFDPKLNGEAPR; encoded by the coding sequence ATGAGCGATCTCACCCCGGCTGCCCTCACCGGAGCCGCTCCGGTCCCCGTCGGGCGTCCCGGCCGCGGCAAACCGTCGCCCACCCTGCTGATCGGCGCGGCACTGGTGGCCGTCGTCGTCGCGGCCGCTCTCCTCTCCTTTTTCTGGACACCGTACGATCCGGTCCGGGCCGTACCCGAGGACCGGCTGCTCGGCTCCAGCGCGGAGCACCTGATGGGAACCGACCGCTACGGCAGGGACGTGTTTTCGGCAATCCTCTACGGCGCCCGCATCACCCTGCTGGTGGGCCTGATCTCCGTCGGCATTGCCCTTCTCATCGGAACGCCGCTGGGCATCCTTGCCGGAATGCGCGGCGGTGCGGCCGAGGAGATCAGCATGCGCGCCGCAGACATCCTGATGGCGTTTCCTGCCCTGCTGGTTGCCATCATGTTCGGCGCGGTGTTTGGGGCGGGGACGACGACGGCGATGGTCGCCATTGGCATCGGCTCAATCCCGGGCTTCGCACGGGTGGCGCGCAGCGGAACCCTGCAGGTGATGAGCACCGAATATGTCATGTCCGCGCGCGCTTCCAGCCAGAGCGCACTGCGCATTGCCCGCCGGCATGTGCTCCCGAACATTGCGGGGGTGCTGGTGGTCCAGTGCTCCGTCACGTTTGCGCTGGCCGTCCTGGCGGAAGCGGCACTGTCCTTCCTGGGACTCGGTACGCCGCCGCCAATTCCCTCCTGGGGCCGGATGCTGCAGGAATCCCAGCAGTTCCTGGGCACCTTTCCGGCGCTCGCCATTTGGCCCGGAGCCGCCATCGCCCTGGCGGTCCTGGGCTTCAACCTGCTGGGTGACGGGCTACGCGACCGGTTTGACCCCAAGCTGAACGGGGAGGCTCCCCGATGA